One genomic segment of Helianthus annuus cultivar XRQ/B chromosome 14, HanXRQr2.0-SUNRISE, whole genome shotgun sequence includes these proteins:
- the LOC110903779 gene encoding uncharacterized protein LOC110903779 isoform X2, producing MSEEHQEAPVSEEGPVPVLRWDLGLFEQIVRSFRFPPEWDARYPAQGQTAADAPPGYITLFEDFFLQGNFRLPATNFFGSILSYYKFHISQLSPPGMVRVRHFEFLCQSHGIEPTVNKFRVFYQLQRTMGFFSFASRGTAKKILLNPPKSFHDWKPKFFFIREEVLPIAMPFREWTEVIPKEDLPIPKSAQWYQQLTATPNRVFGENVLVAAKMSDQWSPSSRELPVLKIGDQETQLYQAAFPAFGGSMGVRPLRDDEEGWYDQIKGNFMFPPADAFASPPDATEGVLRDLGVDPEEKKKKPSKKKKKADVEVTSKGPGASRATTAAVKAMGKTGAGGSKGSGSAGSRNPDADATPSQPEDEEEEEEETAPLIGRKRGRSEATTGMASAPVSVVIPVVGKKSKLRSLYQFSPEIKKKTPEKGVKFVEPSTKRPKVATEPSDSAARDAAKTAEAQRKAEEDRRKEESRIAAQKKAEERKRKEEEEKKRKEEEERKLEAERKRKAEEERKLREEADRQRKAEEARKERAADQSSVQGQSGVPKPPPAAPIVTSKGLGRYVSSGASSGGAGGYNPNVIGAKDTVGDIYYKTYTEEERGDAPHQAPWSLRQKDTFVEFGPSRDWYLNQFTPGEVNRQKAKPHEMLYRTYILAEANARSANHQIVREWRTMVRERADWEAYRERVLKRVGEFEKAKATFDEEKAKFEADRKAEEWGREGLQKKLHNVEEQLAKEKAEFKRICAQDNERTYALRQKIVGLEATVADLTSKVEEAQGEKTAKQQMEVELTEAKVQLSNKDKDLHAKDVEIAELKRRLNEQIDRCESLEIDLEAEKVKATDAEEARAVSTAALNVAQTNYSEAQGIVDTLVSEAEWMRTRGIVLVANSILNAGELDRAVAALTDAARAVGHRGGYLECADHVERMLGQEFDTSHCSVTEQADAALASAENSYDNLSLPIMDLVVSALKKDDWCQRLKAILDPPITVESSDEEAAGDDGGGDDDGDDGEGNEDDDGEKKEDK from the exons ATGAGTGAAGAACATCAAGAAGCTCCTGTTAGTGAGGAGGGGCCAGTCCCAGTCCTGAGATGGGACTTAGGTTTATTCGAACAGATCGTTCGAAGTTTTAGGtttccaccggagtgggatgcccggTACCCTGCTCAGGGTCAGACCGCGGCTGATGCCCCACCCGGTTACATTACTTTGTTCGAAGACTTCTTCCTTCAAGGAAACTTCCGGCTGCCGGCGACTAACTTCTTTGGTAGCATATTGTCCTACTACAAGTTTCATATCTCACAGTTAAGCCCACCTGGGATGGTGAGGGTGAGGCACTTTGAGTTCTTGTGTCAATCTCACGGCATTGAGCCGACGGTGAATAAGTTTCGTGTCTTCTATCAACTGCAAAGAAcaatggggttcttttcttttgCTAGCCGTGGTACGGCTAAGAAGATTTTGTTGAATCCTCCCAAGAGTTTCCACGACTGGAAACCCAAGTTCTTCTTCATCCGGGAGGAAGTCTTGCCAATAGCTATGCCGTTTAGGGAATGGACCGAGGTTATACCAAAGGAGGACCTTCCTATACCGAAGTCTGCTCAGTGGTATCAGCAGCTTACCGCAACCCCTAACCGGGTATTTGGGGAGAATGTTCTGGTTGCTGCcaagatgagtgaccagtggtcacctaGTAGCAGGGAACTCCCGGTCTTGAAGATCGGGGATCAAG AGACGCAACTCTATCAGGCTGCCTTCCCAGCCTTTGGTGGCTCCATGGGCGTTCGCCCTCTGCGCGATGATGAGGAAGGCTGGTATGACCAGATAAAAGGGAACTTCATGTTTCCTCCTGCTGACGCCTTCGCCTCGCCGCCGGATGCAACTGAAG gtgtgttgcgcgatcTGGGGGTTGAcccagaggagaagaagaagaaaccttcgaagaagaaaaagaaggcgGATGTTGAAGTGACCAGCAAGGGTCCTGGCGCCAGTCGCGCAACTACTGCTGCTGTCAAAG CTATGGGAAAGACTGGCGCTGGTGGGTCAAAGGgctctgggagcgcgggttctcgtaacccgGATGCTGACGCAACTCCATCTCAACCtgaggatgaagaagaagaggaagaagagactGCCCCGTTGATTGGAAGAAAGAGGGGTAGAAGCGAGGCGACAACTGGTATGGCCTCTGCGCCTGTTTCagttgttattcccgttgttgGGAAGAAGAGCAAGTTGCGCTCGTTATACCAGTTTTCTCCTG agatcaagaagaagacccctgaaaagGGGGTTAAGTTTGTTGAACCCAGCACGAAAAGACCTAAGGTTGCCACTGAACCTTCCGATTCTGCTGCGCGTGATGCTGCGAAAACTGCTGAAGCGCAGCGAAAGGCAGAAGAGGATCGGAGGAAAGAAGAGAGTAGGATTGCTGCGCAGAAGAAGGCTGAAGAGCGAAAGCgcaaagaagaggaagagaaaaagaggaaggaggaggaggagagaaAGCTGGAGGCGGAGAGGAAGAGGAAAGCGGAAGAGGAGAGAAAGCTGAGGGAGGAGGCGGATAGGCAGAGGAAGGCGGAAGAGGCGAGGAAAGAAAGAGCTGCCGATCAGTCTTCTGTTCAAGGGCAGTCTGGTGTCCCAAAACCTCCCCCTGCTGCGCCGATTGTTACCTCTAAGGGGTTAGGGCGCTATGTGTCTAGTGGTGCAAGCTCTGGAGGAGCTGGGGGCTATAACCCCAATGTGATAGGTGCGAAGGATACCGTCGGGGACATATATTATAAAACTTATACTGAAGAGGAACGTGGTGATGCTCCTCATCAAGCCCCTTGGAGCTTAAGGCAGAAGGATACATTTGTTGAATTTGGTCCTTCTCGCGATTGGTACTTGAACCAATTCACTCCTGGCGAAGTTAACCGTCAAAAGGCGAAGCCGCATGAAATGTTGTATCGCACTTACATTCTTGCCGAGGCCAACGCTCGATCTGCTAACCATCAGATAGTTCGTGAATGGCGAACAATGGTCAGAGAGCGCGCCGACTGGGAGGCTTACCGAGAACGTGTGTTAAAACGTGTTGGTGAATTTGAGAAGGCTAAGGCCACATTTGATGAGGAGAaagccaagtttgaggctgatAGGAAAGCTGAAGAGTGGGGTCGCGAGGGCCTGCAAAAGAAACTTCATAATGTGGAagagcaactggccaaggagaaggccgagttcaaGCGTATATGCGCTCAAGACAACGAGCGTACTTATGCTCTACGCCAGAAGATCGTTGGTCTTGAGGCTACAGTTGCGGACTTGACCTCAAAGGTGGAGGAAGCGCAGGGTGAAAAAactgccaagcagcagatggag GTTGAGCTGACTGAAGCCAAGGTGCAATTGTCTAACAAGGACAAGGATCTCCATGCCAAGGACGTTGAGATAGCGGAACTCAAGCGTCGCTTGAATGAGCAAATCGACAGATGCGAGTCTTTGGAGATTGACCTTGAGGCTGAGAAGGTCAAGGCCACCGATGCCGAGGAGGCGCGTGCTGTCAGCACTGCGGCGCTTAACGTGGCTCAGACAAATTATTCTGAGGCCCAAGGCATTGTGGACACGCTTGTTTCTGAAGCAGAATGGATGCGCACTCGGGGAATAGTGCTG gttgccaactccatccTGAACGCCGGCGAGCTAGATCGCGCTGTTGCTGCTCTTACGGATGCGGCGCGTGCAGTTGGTCATCGAGGAGGTTACCTGGAGTGTGCTGATCACGTTGAGCGAATGCTGGGACAAGAATTCGATACAAGTCATTGCTCAGTGACGGAACAAGCTGATGCTGCGCTGGCCAGTGCTGAGAACTCATATGACAACCTCTCCTTGCCCATCATGGACTTGGTTGTTAGTGCCTTAAAAAAGGATGATTGGTGTCAGCGCCTCAAGGCGATCCTTGATCCACCGATTACTGTTGAATCATCTGATGAGGAAGCAGCTGGTGATGATGGCGGAGGTGATGACGATGGCGACGATGGTGAAGGGaacgaagatgatgatggtgagaaGAAAGAAGACAAATAG
- the LOC110903779 gene encoding uncharacterized protein LOC110903779 isoform X1: MSEEHQEAPVSEEGPVPVLRWDLGLFEQIVRSFRFPPEWDARYPAQGQTAADAPPGYITLFEDFFLQGNFRLPATNFFGSILSYYKFHISQLSPPGMVRVRHFEFLCQSHGIEPTVNKFRVFYQLQRTMGFFSFASRGTAKKILLNPPKSFHDWKPKFFFIREEVLPIAMPFREWTEVIPKEDLPIPKSAQWYQQLTATPNRVFGENVLVAAKMSDQWSPSSRELPVLKIGDQETQLYQAAFPAFGGSMGVRPLRDDEEGWYDQIKGNFMFPPADAFASPPDATEGVLRDLGVDPEEKKKKPSKKKKKADVEVTSKGPGASRATTAAVKGTLRLRQRDLDDYVIISDSYEGLSYAAMGKTGAGGSKGSGSAGSRNPDADATPSQPEDEEEEEEETAPLIGRKRGRSEATTGMASAPVSVVIPVVGKKSKLRSLYQFSPEIKKKTPEKGVKFVEPSTKRPKVATEPSDSAARDAAKTAEAQRKAEEDRRKEESRIAAQKKAEERKRKEEEEKKRKEEEERKLEAERKRKAEEERKLREEADRQRKAEEARKERAADQSSVQGQSGVPKPPPAAPIVTSKGLGRYVSSGASSGGAGGYNPNVIGAKDTVGDIYYKTYTEEERGDAPHQAPWSLRQKDTFVEFGPSRDWYLNQFTPGEVNRQKAKPHEMLYRTYILAEANARSANHQIVREWRTMVRERADWEAYRERVLKRVGEFEKAKATFDEEKAKFEADRKAEEWGREGLQKKLHNVEEQLAKEKAEFKRICAQDNERTYALRQKIVGLEATVADLTSKVEEAQGEKTAKQQMEVELTEAKVQLSNKDKDLHAKDVEIAELKRRLNEQIDRCESLEIDLEAEKVKATDAEEARAVSTAALNVAQTNYSEAQGIVDTLVSEAEWMRTRGIVLVANSILNAGELDRAVAALTDAARAVGHRGGYLECADHVERMLGQEFDTSHCSVTEQADAALASAENSYDNLSLPIMDLVVSALKKDDWCQRLKAILDPPITVESSDEEAAGDDGGGDDDGDDGEGNEDDDGEKKEDK; encoded by the exons ATGAGTGAAGAACATCAAGAAGCTCCTGTTAGTGAGGAGGGGCCAGTCCCAGTCCTGAGATGGGACTTAGGTTTATTCGAACAGATCGTTCGAAGTTTTAGGtttccaccggagtgggatgcccggTACCCTGCTCAGGGTCAGACCGCGGCTGATGCCCCACCCGGTTACATTACTTTGTTCGAAGACTTCTTCCTTCAAGGAAACTTCCGGCTGCCGGCGACTAACTTCTTTGGTAGCATATTGTCCTACTACAAGTTTCATATCTCACAGTTAAGCCCACCTGGGATGGTGAGGGTGAGGCACTTTGAGTTCTTGTGTCAATCTCACGGCATTGAGCCGACGGTGAATAAGTTTCGTGTCTTCTATCAACTGCAAAGAAcaatggggttcttttcttttgCTAGCCGTGGTACGGCTAAGAAGATTTTGTTGAATCCTCCCAAGAGTTTCCACGACTGGAAACCCAAGTTCTTCTTCATCCGGGAGGAAGTCTTGCCAATAGCTATGCCGTTTAGGGAATGGACCGAGGTTATACCAAAGGAGGACCTTCCTATACCGAAGTCTGCTCAGTGGTATCAGCAGCTTACCGCAACCCCTAACCGGGTATTTGGGGAGAATGTTCTGGTTGCTGCcaagatgagtgaccagtggtcacctaGTAGCAGGGAACTCCCGGTCTTGAAGATCGGGGATCAAG AGACGCAACTCTATCAGGCTGCCTTCCCAGCCTTTGGTGGCTCCATGGGCGTTCGCCCTCTGCGCGATGATGAGGAAGGCTGGTATGACCAGATAAAAGGGAACTTCATGTTTCCTCCTGCTGACGCCTTCGCCTCGCCGCCGGATGCAACTGAAG gtgtgttgcgcgatcTGGGGGTTGAcccagaggagaagaagaagaaaccttcgaagaagaaaaagaaggcgGATGTTGAAGTGACCAGCAAGGGTCCTGGCGCCAGTCGCGCAACTACTGCTGCTGTCAAAGGTACGCTTCGCCTCCGGCAACGTGACTTAGACGATTACGTGATAATCAGTGACTCTTATGAAGGTTTATCATATGCAGCTATGGGAAAGACTGGCGCTGGTGGGTCAAAGGgctctgggagcgcgggttctcgtaacccgGATGCTGACGCAACTCCATCTCAACCtgaggatgaagaagaagaggaagaagagactGCCCCGTTGATTGGAAGAAAGAGGGGTAGAAGCGAGGCGACAACTGGTATGGCCTCTGCGCCTGTTTCagttgttattcccgttgttgGGAAGAAGAGCAAGTTGCGCTCGTTATACCAGTTTTCTCCTG agatcaagaagaagacccctgaaaagGGGGTTAAGTTTGTTGAACCCAGCACGAAAAGACCTAAGGTTGCCACTGAACCTTCCGATTCTGCTGCGCGTGATGCTGCGAAAACTGCTGAAGCGCAGCGAAAGGCAGAAGAGGATCGGAGGAAAGAAGAGAGTAGGATTGCTGCGCAGAAGAAGGCTGAAGAGCGAAAGCgcaaagaagaggaagagaaaaagaggaaggaggaggaggagagaaAGCTGGAGGCGGAGAGGAAGAGGAAAGCGGAAGAGGAGAGAAAGCTGAGGGAGGAGGCGGATAGGCAGAGGAAGGCGGAAGAGGCGAGGAAAGAAAGAGCTGCCGATCAGTCTTCTGTTCAAGGGCAGTCTGGTGTCCCAAAACCTCCCCCTGCTGCGCCGATTGTTACCTCTAAGGGGTTAGGGCGCTATGTGTCTAGTGGTGCAAGCTCTGGAGGAGCTGGGGGCTATAACCCCAATGTGATAGGTGCGAAGGATACCGTCGGGGACATATATTATAAAACTTATACTGAAGAGGAACGTGGTGATGCTCCTCATCAAGCCCCTTGGAGCTTAAGGCAGAAGGATACATTTGTTGAATTTGGTCCTTCTCGCGATTGGTACTTGAACCAATTCACTCCTGGCGAAGTTAACCGTCAAAAGGCGAAGCCGCATGAAATGTTGTATCGCACTTACATTCTTGCCGAGGCCAACGCTCGATCTGCTAACCATCAGATAGTTCGTGAATGGCGAACAATGGTCAGAGAGCGCGCCGACTGGGAGGCTTACCGAGAACGTGTGTTAAAACGTGTTGGTGAATTTGAGAAGGCTAAGGCCACATTTGATGAGGAGAaagccaagtttgaggctgatAGGAAAGCTGAAGAGTGGGGTCGCGAGGGCCTGCAAAAGAAACTTCATAATGTGGAagagcaactggccaaggagaaggccgagttcaaGCGTATATGCGCTCAAGACAACGAGCGTACTTATGCTCTACGCCAGAAGATCGTTGGTCTTGAGGCTACAGTTGCGGACTTGACCTCAAAGGTGGAGGAAGCGCAGGGTGAAAAAactgccaagcagcagatggag GTTGAGCTGACTGAAGCCAAGGTGCAATTGTCTAACAAGGACAAGGATCTCCATGCCAAGGACGTTGAGATAGCGGAACTCAAGCGTCGCTTGAATGAGCAAATCGACAGATGCGAGTCTTTGGAGATTGACCTTGAGGCTGAGAAGGTCAAGGCCACCGATGCCGAGGAGGCGCGTGCTGTCAGCACTGCGGCGCTTAACGTGGCTCAGACAAATTATTCTGAGGCCCAAGGCATTGTGGACACGCTTGTTTCTGAAGCAGAATGGATGCGCACTCGGGGAATAGTGCTG gttgccaactccatccTGAACGCCGGCGAGCTAGATCGCGCTGTTGCTGCTCTTACGGATGCGGCGCGTGCAGTTGGTCATCGAGGAGGTTACCTGGAGTGTGCTGATCACGTTGAGCGAATGCTGGGACAAGAATTCGATACAAGTCATTGCTCAGTGACGGAACAAGCTGATGCTGCGCTGGCCAGTGCTGAGAACTCATATGACAACCTCTCCTTGCCCATCATGGACTTGGTTGTTAGTGCCTTAAAAAAGGATGATTGGTGTCAGCGCCTCAAGGCGATCCTTGATCCACCGATTACTGTTGAATCATCTGATGAGGAAGCAGCTGGTGATGATGGCGGAGGTGATGACGATGGCGACGATGGTGAAGGGaacgaagatgatgatggtgagaaGAAAGAAGACAAATAG